In Tautonia rosea, the genomic window GGTGAAATACTGGCTCTGGCCGGGAATCAACTGGGTGAGCCGCGACAAGGCAGCAGTGGTCTCGATGCTGCAGCGAGGGACCCCCGAAGCCCCCTTGCGAACGCTCGATTGCGGTTGCGGCAACGCCTTTTTCGCTCACGAGGCTGTCAAGCGCGGGTCGACCTGTCTGGGGATCACGATCCACGATTGGGAACGCCAGTCGTGCGAGGAGATGGCGTCGTTTCTGGGCGAAGCGGGAGCGTCGATGGAGTTTCGCGTGCAGCGGCTCGACGACCTTGCGAGGGATCCGAAGGCCCAGGGATCGTTCGATCAGGTCTTGCTGTTCGACGTGATTGAACACATCCGCGACGATCGCGCTGCCATGCGGCAGATTCGAACCCTGCTCAATGACGACGGCCTGGTTTACCTGACGACACCTGACCGTGACTACCAGGCCAACGCTGACCACCTTCGCGTGACTCGCACCGAGGACGGCTGGCATGTTCGCAACGGATACACCCTGGAGCAACTGGAACGCCTGATGGAAGACTGCGGCCTGGAGCCGGTCGACCACCTGCGGTTCGGAACCCTGGGAACGACGATCGTGACCCGCATCCAGCACAAGGTCTTCCGATCGGCGATCCTGCCGCTGACGGTCCTGACGTTTCCGCTCTTGAAGCTGATCGCCTGGATCGGCTCCCCCTGGAAAGATCGCCATACGGTCTTCGTGCTGGCCCGCAAGCGAAGTGACGAAGAACTGGCCGCGAGGGCCTGAGGTCTCGCTGTCTTGAAGCGAGGTCGAACCCGCATCGAGCCGGATGAGGGTCTGCGCTCGCAATGGGTTGTGCCGCGTGGGGGGCCGAACGGATGGCGATACGCGAGCGACGAGATCCTCAGGGGGTTCGTCTTGCAGTGGCCGATCAACGAGGCCGCACGATGAGCCGAACCCCCTTCTCAGGACGGGGGCGATCAGTCGTCAGATGCCTCGGTCGGGACGGTCTCGATCCACTTTTCCCAGCCGACCGGCTGAGTCCAGGCCTGAGCGAGCTGGCCGCCGAACGAGGGGTTCTCGGGAGGCATGCTCGACGTGATGACGGCCCGGACGTACAGCTCGTCTCCCTTCAGCTTGTAACGGGCGTGAGTTCCTTCGACCGTGGCGAGGGCGGTGCCGAGTTCGTCGGAATAGCGAGCGGTTACGTCGAGCGGGTTACCGTCGTCGTCGAGCACAGGCTCGGCGGAAGGGTCGATGGTGTCGCGCGTGCCGATGAAGGTGATCGTGTACGAGGCACCCGGGTCGGGGGCGACCTTAACCTCGATGACACCGGCTGCGGCATCGTACTGAACGTCGTTGAGCGTTACGCCGCTGGAAGCATAGAAGTCGCCGGCCTCGATGGAGTCGATGATCGACTCGGGAGTCAGGTGACGGGCGCGGACCATGACCCAGCCCCTGCCGGGCGAAGAGCCATCGACCCCGAAGTAGTTGTGCGAGTCGTCGGTGGCCAGACCTGCGAGGGGAGGAGCCTTGAGCACGGCAATCCGCAGGGTATTGGCGATGTCCCAGAGGCGTTCGACCGAGGCGTGGGTGTCGTCTCCTTCGTGATGGACGCCAGGATGGCCGTTGTAGACCTCGACAAAGCGCTCGCGGACGGCCTTCGCCAGTTCCTCCGCCGTGATTGCGTAGCCAAAGTTCGGGTGGTTCAGGTGGGTCAGGATGCGGATGCCGAGCCGGCGGGCCTGCTCCTCGGCGGCCTTGAGGTTGTTATCGATGACCTCAACGACCGAATCCCCTCCCTGGGGGGGGATGTATTCGAGCAGGTTGCTTGCATTCATGTGGATCGGCTTCTGTTCGAAGCGGTCGGTGATTTCCTCCCCCTGGATCAGGAGGAAACGGCCGGCCTGTTCGGACAGGGCGCGGTACTCGGTCAGGGGTTTGAGCCGAACCTGCTCAACCCCATCGACGGTTCGGGTCTCGACCCAACTGCGTCCGAAGCGATCGACGTAGCGGTCGAACCCACGGTTGCCGGAGCGGCGATCGACCTCGGCGCGATCCATCCAGCGAGCCCCCTGGCTCAGGACGTTGTGGTCCGAGAGGGCGAGGAAGTTGTAACCGTTGCGGACGTACCAATCGACGATCATCTCGGGGAAATCGTTGCCATCGCTCCAGAGGGAATGCGTGTGCAGGTTCCCCTTCCACCAGCGGGCGGGAAGATCAGCCGGGACGGCCGGAGCGTCGTCCTGGGCGGTCGCAGTCGATGTCGGCAGGCCGAACCGCATCACGAGCATGCAGCAGGCAAGGAGTCGAAGCGCACGGGTCATGCCAGAGCCTCTGAGAAATGCACGAAGTGGCAGGTTCGGGTGTTTGGAGCGACTGACCGGTTGATCCGGGACTCAGCCGTGACGATTCAGGAAGTTGCTGTGACGCCCCCGGGCATTTCGAGCGTCTCACATCCGGAGGGTCTCGATGACATAGATCTTGGCCTCCGGTCCTCCTTCCAGACCCAGATCACTCTGGAATCGCCAGAGGTGGCGAAACCCCTCGACCGGAGGTAAATCAAAATCGGCCATCTTGCCTCGCAATCGGGTCTGGGCCTCGTCGGTCATTCCCTCGACGATCAGACGACCGGCCCAGGCGACCAGACAATCCTTGATCGTCGGCGCTTCGATTTGCTGCGCCTGCGATTGGCCGCGATGAACCGTGATCACGGTGACGAACATCGACTCTCCTTCGATCCAGGGTGCCGGCGGTTGACGCCGCTCATCCCTCGCAACTGCAACCCTGAAGCCGGGTTGCCTGAATCCTCTCATCCCGTTTTTACCGATCGATTGTCAAAATTGGTAGGACTGGATGACGATCAAGAGAGAAGACTCGAGCAAGCTGCGATTCAGGAAGATCTGCGATCGAATCGCGTTAATCCTGATCCTGAAATAAGTTATCGCATGGTTGGTGAACGCCGAGCCAACGATTCTCCGGAGCGGATCAGGTTATGGCATCGAAAATGCTCAAATGGCGGTTCCCTTCAACGGACTCCGCTCGAGTCTCCCCCGACAGGTGTTCGACTCAAATACCGGAGAGGTCGGCTCTCCGGCAAACCGACATGCCAGGATGTGCGGTCGGTCATCGGAAGACACGGAGGTCGACGATGATGGTCCGAAGAATGTCGCTCATCGTCCCGATTCTTTCCGCCTTCGTGGCGGTGAGCACCGCTTCGGCACAACCGCGCCAGGAAGTCGGTCCCTGGAGCTCGATGGAGCGAGTCGGCGAGACGCTCCAGGATCGCCAGGAGCGTCGGGGCGAGGTGACCGAGGAATCGTATCCGAGCTTGCTCGCCCGTCATTCGGAACGCGTGGAGCAGGACGAACCGCTGATCCTGACCCCCTTTCGACTTGGCGGATGGGCTGATGCTCCGGTGACGATCGGCTTCTTCGGACCGGTCGCCTCGACTACCTCGATGCCGACATTGACATCGACACCGACCCCAACGGTCGCACCATCGGAACCCCAGAGCAATTCGACTCCTGCACCGGCCCCCGCTCCCCGAGTGTCAACATCGGTCGTCCCGTACCAACCGCTGGTCCTGGGTTCGTTATTCGCCGGCGAGCTGACCCACGTCTCCAAGCCGACCCCATCACCCCGACCGACTTCCGGACTCCGGCTCGAATCGGTCGCCACCATTTCCACCCCTGTCCAATCCACTCCGGCCCCTGCTCCCGAGCCGGCCCCTGCTCCCGAGCCGGCCCCTGCTCCCGAGCCGACGCCCGCTCCGACGCCCGTGCAGGCTCCGGCACCAGAGCCGACGCCGACTCCGGTGTCAACCTCGGCCCCGACGGAGCCTTCGCCCCTTCGCTCCGGTCCCGCCGATGCGTTCCTCAACTTTACCGACGGCCCCTTCCCGGCGGCTCATTCCTTGACCGAGGGAACGCCCGAGGCCTGGTACAAGAGCCCGGTGGTCTCGGACTTGCTTGGCCGAACGCCGAATGAAGCGGAGAAGTACGAGTTCAAGACCGAGATCCTTTCCAAGGTTGAGGAAAGCTTCCGCAAGAGCGGCCTGGAGGTCGATCTGACGCTCGATCCCGGCTCAGCGGCCCATACCTTGAGTGTGGTCTCGGGAGCACTGGCGGTGGATAACCCGGAGGCGATTGGGATCGCTGACATCGGGGGAGACGGGTTCACCTTCATCGACAACTTCGACTCCACCTCGATCAACACGATGAGTGACCTGGAAACGGCGCTCGCCAACAACATCTCGCACGAGCTGATGCACGCCTTCGGGGTCGAATATCATGACGAGTCGGGTATGACCATCGACTCGGGGCGAATCAACTGGGACCTCCTGACCAGCGACGAACTGGCGTTTAGCGATGAGGCGGTCGGGCTGCTCGCGTCTCGCGACTTCCAGCGACGCTGGGATGATGGTCTGCTGGCGAGCCATCAAGTTGCTTCGCACGGTAATGGCTGCTCGTGCCATCCGAACAGCGCACTGGCCACCCCCGAGCCCGCCACGCTGGCCATGTGGACCCTGACCCTGGTGGGAGCCGCGTGGTCGGGTCGGCAATGGCGACAGCGCCGCGCTTGATCTCTTCACGGCAGAGTCACGACTGAGACCGGATGAGGTGGCTTCGATCGGATCGCACCGCAGGGCTAGCCTCAGCAGAGGCTTACGGAACGAGCACGCTCAGTTCCTCGAAGGTGAAATGGCATGGTCGGTTGTCGGGTTGAATTCGGATCGCTTCAACCGGCTCACCGATCCAGATCGTCGTTGTTTTTTCGGCGCCGGTCGGTAAGGCCCAGGCCAGATATTCCTGGTCGGCGGGGAAGCGGTCCTGGCCTGGACGCCTCCAGGCAAATTTGAACCGTGCGGGCTCTCCTTCGGCATTGAAATGGTGGTATCGAAGTCGGATGCCTGCAACGAATTGCGAGGTGTTTGGCATCGCAAAATCGACCTGGGGATCAACCCCGAGCGATTTCATCGTGCGTCCCTTCCAGCGAGCGAGTTGCAGTCGGCTGGGCTCAAGCTCGACCTGCAATTTTCGAAACGTTGGATCGGGGGCGAGGCGGTCGAAGGGTTCGATGCCTGCGTGTTGGAGCATGGTGAGCTGTTCGGTCAACTCGTCGTGCGTGGGAAAAAGGAAGGGCGTGTAGCGTCGAACGAGGAGAAATCGTGGCACCCCGGAGCGCAGGTCTGTGACGAAGGACTCAGATTGCATCTTCGTGGATCGACCGGATTCGATGCTTGAAAACGTGTTCGGCCAGAGCACCACACAGAGCAGACAGAACAGGCTCATGGGCACAAGTCGAGCCGTCGCGCCCGGCCCGAACACCTCGAACGCAACGGCCCCGATCAGCAGGGCCACGGTTGCGAGCGACACGTAACGCTCCTGGGCTCCGGCCAGGTCGCCCAACCCGGCACGCCCCCAGCCGGTGCCAAGCACGAGCATTCCCATTGCTCCCCAGCAGGCCAACAGTCCAAGGGCTCTCGTCCGGTCCGCCGGGCGGACCAGAGCGGATCGCATGATCACGACGAATGCCGCCACGATCAACACAGCGACCATTCCTCCTCCAACCAGTCCCAGTTGTATCCCCCCTGATCCCAGTCCGGTCCCAAGAAATTGCAAGACCGTTCGAGCAATGGCCCAGAGACCGGGTGGAGGCGGATGGTGCAGAGAACGCTCGTAGTTGTGGAAGTAGAGCATCGACAAGGCCAGTGCGGTAATCGCCAGGAGAGCGAAGGTCAGGCCCGAGGACCTCGCTCGGTCGCTCCCCGATCGGGCATGAGCCACCGACACCCCAAGCAACCAGAGCGCCGGCATCGGCGCGAGGGCGACCCCCGCTGCATTGCAGAGCGGCAAGAGCACCAGTGCCAGGCCGATCATCCCCCCGCGCCCGATTCCGGGCAATCCGGGCCTCACGGTGATGAGCAGGAGCACGAAGCCCCCGAGGAACACCGGCAGGAGATACGACACCGACATGTTCCAGATCAGATTGATGTGATGACCGAGGTTGAGGAAGAGCAACGGATACAAGGCATCGGAAAATTGCCTTCCCTGCCTCGCCATGCCGAGCGTCACAGGGGCCATCGCTGCGAGAGTCGCCAGAAGCACGACATTAAGGACCATTCCCGCGCGGAAGTCGTTTCCGGTCAGTCGAAACCCTGCCAGGAGGAGCAAACGAGGCAACACGAGCCGGTGTTCACTGTGCAACGACCAGAGCCAGTCAAGGGTCAACGCACGGTGACCCGTGAGGACCGGAATGACGTCGTAGTCGTCCCAGACCGGTACCCGTGGACCGAACCGAGCCACGTACCCCAGTGCCACGACAGTGAGCACTACCCACGAAAGCCAGACGAACAACCCACTGCCGGGTTCACTCTGCCATCGACTGGACGAATGATGACGAGCCGTGGTCGATTTCGGATTCGGATCGATGGGTTTGGCAACTTTCGCGTCAAGGGGCACGGAACACCTCCACAACACGAAGCAGAGGGCACGAAACGCAGGAGATCAACGTGATCGATTTATCTGATCGTTTCGATCAGTTCGGGCGGTGATCGAAGCAATCTGTCCTCCGAGCCAATTGTCGGCCACAATGGCACGATGGAGTTCGGCCCGTGACCAATGTCGATGACGACCGTGCCACGCTCGAAACAGATCAGGGAACCAGGAGATTCTCGCATGAGGATTCGCGTTGTGTCGATGGCCATCTTTGCCCTGGGAGTGGGAGTAATCGCAAGGGCGGATGACGGAGCGTCCTCTCCACCACCGGCGCCGGAGCTGGTCGATGGTCGTTTTGGTCAGGCGATCGACGCCCGCAAGGGAGGCTCGATTGCCCCGGCCGATGATCGGTTTGAACAGCGTCCCCTGACGATCGAACTGTGGGTGCAGTTGCTCGATCGAGACGCCGGCGCGGTCTTGCTCTCGCATGAGGCGCCGACCTCCGGGTCGCACTGGGAACTGGTTATCCTGCCCGATTCGGCCGATCTGGCCTTTCGGGCGCCGAGCCTGAGC contains:
- a CDS encoding PHP domain-containing protein, encoding MTRALRLLACCMLVMRFGLPTSTATAQDDAPAVPADLPARWWKGNLHTHSLWSDGNDFPEMIVDWYVRNGYNFLALSDHNVLSQGARWMDRAEVDRRSGNRGFDRYVDRFGRSWVETRTVDGVEQVRLKPLTEYRALSEQAGRFLLIQGEEITDRFEQKPIHMNASNLLEYIPPQGGDSVVEVIDNNLKAAEEQARRLGIRILTHLNHPNFGYAITAEELAKAVRERFVEVYNGHPGVHHEGDDTHASVERLWDIANTLRIAVLKAPPLAGLATDDSHNYFGVDGSSPGRGWVMVRARHLTPESIIDSIEAGDFYASSGVTLNDVQYDAAAGVIEVKVAPDPGASYTITFIGTRDTIDPSAEPVLDDDGNPLDVTARYSDELGTALATVEGTHARYKLKGDELYVRAVITSSMPPENPSFGGQLAQAWTQPVGWEKWIETVPTEASDD
- a CDS encoding class I SAM-dependent methyltransferase codes for the protein MTGIETASQADPLGSSSPLSRPSLDLASRLRLTVKYWLWPGINWVSRDKAAVVSMLQRGTPEAPLRTLDCGCGNAFFAHEAVKRGSTCLGITIHDWERQSCEEMASFLGEAGASMEFRVQRLDDLARDPKAQGSFDQVLLFDVIEHIRDDRAAMRQIRTLLNDDGLVYLTTPDRDYQANADHLRVTRTEDGWHVRNGYTLEQLERLMEDCGLEPVDHLRFGTLGTTIVTRIQHKVFRSAILPLTVLTFPLLKLIAWIGSPWKDRHTVFVLARKRSDEELAARA